A single window of Montipora capricornis isolate CH-2021 chromosome 14, ASM3666992v2, whole genome shotgun sequence DNA harbors:
- the LOC138031683 gene encoding uncharacterized protein has protein sequence MSLTEKALKLPHNALGCVVLTRKTKRCKRPCSYYSNSSATFHCLLVGDLVLKLNPGPTETGEPFPTSHSRPSGSLVRSRNPSNLITVNRIPFSRNGNQGLSLCLLNSRSVRNKTAVIFDYVCDCKADLVAITEIWLGDHDAAVRAVLCPDGYKLLDQGRDGRRGGGTALIFRDSLAIKKVDTGAKVSFEFSEWTAQSVSHDFRVVILYRPQADSDVSKIPMSTFFSEFSDYLETVVLCREQLLIAGDFNIHVDVPEDSDSIKLLDLLESFTLRQHVVGPTHILGHTLDLVITSQSDQIIRSTPTVSYRKIKSVDVESVNADLAESDLCRNPPDDLDELVACYDSTLRTVMDKHDPVQTRTIVVRPRVPWYTDGIRQAKKERRKAERKWRSSKLEFDLAVFKRKRNAVNNLLNKARREFYTNFIEENSGDQRRLFRESKRLLNLSRDDGLPPNLHAPTFVIDLGQYFVTKIETIQRKLDIESFDSVTSLFDCVPDDSPSVSVPLLTDLRKLVHQ, from the exons ATGTCGTTGACTGAAAAGGCGTTGAAG TTACCTCACAATGCTCTTGGATGCGTGGTGTTAACGAGAAAAACAAAGCGCTGCAAACGTCCGTGCTCATATTATTCTAATTCCTCGGCAACATTCCACTGCTTATTAGTTGGCGATCTTGTATTAAAATTGAATCCTGGCCCTACGGAAACTGGCGAACCATTCCCAACTTCTCACTCACGTCCGTCGGGATCACTTGTGCGATCACGCAACCCGTCCAACCTCATCACGGTCAACAGAATTCCTTTTAGCAGAAATGGAAATCAGGGGTTGTCTCTATGTTTACTGAATTCGCGCTCGGTTAGAAACAAAACTGCCGTAATCTTTGATTATGTGTGCGATTGCAAAGCGGATTTGGTTGCTATCACAGAAATATGGCTTGGCGATCATGACGCTGCTGTTCGAGCTGTGCTTTGTCCTGATGGATACAAGTTACTGGACCAAGGCCGCGACGGGCGTCGGGGCGGTGGAACAGCTCTTATTTTTCGTGACTCGCTGGCTATAAAGAAAGTTGATACTGGAGCAAAAGTGTCATTCGAGTTCTCTGAGTGGACAGCGCAAAGTGTTTCTCATGATTTTCGGGTGGTTATTTTATACCGACCGCAAGCCGATTCTGACGTAAGCAAAATTCCTATGAGTACATTTTTCAGCGAATTCAGTGACTACTTGGAAACTGTCGTCTTATGCAGGGAGCAGTTGTTGATCGCTGGTGATTTTAATATCCATGTGGATGTGCCTGAGGACAGTGACTCGATCAAACTACTAGATCTGCTAGAGTCCTTTACTTTGCGCCAGCACGTTGTTGGCCCTACCCACATTCTCGGTCACACACTGGATTTAGTCATCACAAGTCAGTCCGACCAGATCATTCGGTCAACTCCG ACTGTTTCCTACAGAAAAATCAAGTCAGTTGATGTTGAAAGTGTAAATGCCGACCTGGCTGAATCGGATTTGTGTCGTAACCCGCCAGATGATCTTGATGAGCTCGTCGCCTGTTATGATAGCACTCTACGAACCGTCATGGATAAACACGACCCGGTGCAAACTCGCACGATTGTAGTGCGTCCTCGCGTTCCTTGGTACACGGATGGCATTCGGCAAGCGAAGAAAGAGAGGCGGAAAGCCGAGCGTAAATGGAGATCCTCTAAGCTAGAGTTTGACCTGGCTGTGTTCAAGAGAAAGCGCAATGCTGTTAATAACTTGCTCAACAAGGCACGACGGGAGTTTTACACTAATTTTATTGAAGAGAATAGCGGCGACCAACGGAGGCTATTTCGTGAAAGTAAGCGCTTGCTAAATCTGTCACGTGATGATGGCCTTCCTCCAAATTTACATGCTCCAACGTTTGTCATTGATCTGGGACAGTACTTTGTGACTAAGATAGAGACCATCCAGCGCAAGCTTGACATTGAGTCGTTTGATTCTGTCACTTCTTTATTCGACTGTGTCCCAGATGACTCTCCGTCTGTGTCTGTGCCACTGCTCACTGATTTAAGAAAACTTGTCCACCAGTGA